Proteins found in one Cataglyphis hispanica isolate Lineage 1 chromosome 15, ULB_Chis1_1.0, whole genome shotgun sequence genomic segment:
- the LOC126855139 gene encoding DNA polymerase interacting tetratricopeptide repeat-containing, protein of 47 kDa — MDKSNEIKKTWTEEERLELAAKLDTELDEYINSLEKKSYAEGWPEDKWQEEMEKHPFFMKKAPEPGDELSPLMEGLQQLKYSKDENTPEELANNYKEDGNFNYKYKKYRLAILSYTEGIRTKCTDNDLMAQLYNNRAAAHFMLQNYRSSLNDCKLALKFKPQYSKALNRAAICNFHIKDYDQCIDLCDQFLDHNPTDKTILKLKSDAIIARERLQRDKRKQVKLEKKLDKEDEKLLEIILRKDINLELTNDKRKLDLKDLEPQVPQIAQSRVHFDEKNKLVWPVMILYPETQQTDFIQNFHEATMLIEQLIELFEEPPEWDVEHHYTVDNINVYFEGKNKCSIHKVDIQLTLDEILRDKRFVVRGGTPAFLIFVKSSEAEKRFLANY; from the exons ATGGACAAatctaatgaaattaaaaaaacatggaCGGAGGAGGAGCGTTTAGAGCTTGCTGCCAAATTGGATACCGAATTGGATGAGTATATAAATAGTCTGGAGAAGAAAAGTTATGCAGAAGGATGGCCGGAAGACAAATGGCAAGAGGAAATGGAAAAACATCCtttctttatgaaaaaagcGCCGGAACCTGGCGACGAACTATCCCCTCTGATGGAGGGATTGCAACAGCTCAAATATAGCAAAGATGAGAATACCCCCGAAG AATTGgcaaataattacaaagaggatggaaattttaattacaaatataaaaagtatcgtCTTGCTATTCTCAGTTATACAGAAGGAATACGAACCAAATGTACAGATAATGATTTGATGGCTCAATTGTACAATAATAGAGCTGCGGCACATtttatgttacaaaattatag atcAAGTTTAAATGATTGTAAGTTGGCTTTAAAGTTCAAGCCGCAATATTCAAAAGCTTTGAATCGAGCTGCCATTTGTAACTTTCACATTAAGGATTATGACCAATGTATCGATTTATGCGATCAGTTTCTTGATCATAATCCAActgataaaacaatattgaaattaaaatctgaTGCCATAATTGCAAGA GAACGTTTACAAAGAGACAAAAGAAAACAAGtaaagttagaaaaaaaattggataaagAGGACGAGAAattgttagaaataattttgagaaaagatattaatttagaattaacaAATGACAAACGAAAGCTAGATTTGAAAGATTTAGAACCTCAAGTGCCACAAATAGCACAAAGTAGAGTGCATTTTGATGAAAAGAATAAGCTTGTGTGGCCagtaatgattttatatccaGAGACTCAGCAAACTGATTTCATCCAAAATTTTCATGAAGCTACAAT gCTAATAGAACAGTTAATAGAACTCTTTGAAGAGCCACCCGAGTGGGATGTTGAGCATCATTATACTgtcgataatataaatgtatattttgaagGCAAAAACAAATGTTCCATTCATAAAGTAGACATTCAACTAACATTAGATGAAATATTACGAGATAAACG gTTCGTAGTTCGCGGTGGTACGCCGGCATTTTTGATATTCGTAAAATCCAGTGAAGCAGAGAAACGTTTCttagcaaattattaa